Below is a window of Ahaetulla prasina isolate Xishuangbanna chromosome 1, ASM2864084v1, whole genome shotgun sequence DNA.
TCTGTGCTCTTTTCCAATCCATGTTCTCATTGTATCAAATACCTGATACGGTGTGACATGAGCATTAACTGAAATTCCAGTCTGTGAAAAGTCTTTCAGCACATGAGGGTACGTTACCCAAGTATTACTTCCTCCAGAATGACCGCCATCTAACCAGTACAtagcttttatattttgtataaaagCATCTATATCCTTGTCCTTTTTTGCTTCTTTCAGTTCATGAAGTAATTGATTCAAGACAACACAACCTTTACTGAATCCTATTAATGTGAATGAAGCTCTACCAATAGCAGAAGGCTCATTAAAGCTCAAAGCAGAATTGCTAACATGTTCACAGTATTTCTCTGCTGCTGGGCAACCATTACTAGTTGCAAAAGTAGGTAATTCACAAGAAACAGCCTTTGTATTGTCACTGAAATCGTACATGCTTTTCTGAGACACCAAAAAATTTTGAGCAAGTTTAAATGCATTAACTAGCAGGGCATGAAGGTGTCTGAAGGCTCCAAAGTCAGTACTGTGTTCAGGTGCTCCAAATAAATTGCTTGCCACAAAATTATCATAGCAGCTGAACTTGTGCAAATGCATACGGGAACATTTTATAATCCAAATGTAACTGCCTGGAAAACGATGACCAAGAATAATTGCAACATTTTCTAAGCACCATTGTTTCCACTGGAAGTTCTCTGGATGACAAGCCATAATTTCATGATAGTTCTGAAATGAAAAAGATAAAAGAGGCACTATTTTAGAGGAAACTATTGGAAAAAAATGCAGGTCACATGCAGAGTAGCAATAACATACTTAATGTAATAAAATTTGACGAGTGCATGTATTTGAAATGAATACAACTGTCCCTTTTAAGATATTCCAGCCTACTGTAATTTATCTGATTTTTCTGAAtgactgggtggcttacaagtaaaaaatgtattacaattaaaacactaaagtattttttaaaaatgaaatgattaAAAATCATAAAAACATCTTAAATGAATATACATAGCAGCTGAGATACTTGGCCGGTGTAGGGTTAGCAGAAAAGCCAAGAAATGTGGCCCTTGACACTTTCAGTACCCCAGAATTCGAAACATACCCAGGTTTTTAGGGCCTTACAAAAGGCTAAAAGGGTTGGGGTCATTCTACTCTCCGAAGGGAGGAGGTTCCACAGAGCAGGGaccactgcagaaaaaaacctATCATCTAGTCCTCACCAGTTGACATTCTTTTgctgatgggatctgcagcatgcccatTCTGCTAGATTGAGTTGGATGGCTAGAGACTCTTGGAAAAAGATGATCTCTCAGGtaatctggtcccaagccatgtaggTCTTTAAAAGTGACAACCAGGACACTGAATTGCCCCCAGACACAAACTGGTAATCAATGCAGCTCATACAAAAGTGGGGTTACGGGTGCTATATATCTTGTGCTATTTACTGCCTGCATTCTAGATCAATTTTCCAAATGCCCTTCAGGGGCAGCCCCACATAAAGCATGTTGCATTAGTCTAAATGAGAGATTACAAAGGTGAGTTACTGTGAGCAGGGCCTTCTAATCCAAGAATGGGTGCACCTGGTGTACCACCTGAAAGTGTGCAAAGGCTCTCTTAgccatgactgccacctgctctgagTAAATCTAAAATTCTAGGAGGGTTTCCAGATCGCACAACGGGTCTGTCTGAGGTGTATAAtcccatccagaactaaagatggAAGAGCCTTGGTCTCTGGAAGGACCAAAGACACAAAGCCGCTTCATCTTGCTAAGATTGATTTACAACCCATTGATATTAAATGCCATCAAACCCTTTAAAGCTAAAATGACTTAGAATATCTTCCAACACTTCCATTTATTACAAAATACTCTGGAATTTGGGTAGATGCATAGCATCCTGCCTCAATACCAACTTAAAAAAATGGAGCAAGGGCTGATGTCATGGCAACATGATGCATCTCCATGGGGCTCTGGGATAGTGCCGAAATTCAAACTGCAAGGAGGTTCTGTTGGACCTAAATCACCTCGGAGGGATGACGAAGCAAGAGAGCATGCTCCGTTGATCTCTGGGAGTTTGCAAGCTCCCTGATAGATCCAGAGAAGGCAGGGAGAAAAGGATGGCCATTGCACGCCTGACTGAAGCTGTGGCAGCCACCGATGAAGAAAGTGTGAAAGAATGAGGAACAGTGCAAATGATCTGGGTAACAGATTTCTAACTTCTGACTTCTATTAAGAAACGAGCCCCCTGGAAATTAGCCTGGGTGAAAGTGGAACCCTAAAAGGAGGTGGTGGAATTGTTTTCCTCCCACTTCCCAAGAAAAGTGGTAAGCATGCCTGAGAGCCGTTTTTAAAACAGGAAGAAAGATAAGAGAACTGATTAAAAGTGAAAGAACTTGGAAACTAGGAAGTTGGACTGGGGACCTCAAATATAATATTGACTAACTTGGAAGATTTTGGGGATTATAAAATTTGGATCTAGGGAACCTTTTTTGAAAAAACTTTGAAAAGAcaggataatataatataatataaaaggaagaaaagggagagaaatgGTAACAATGACACCTACAGGTAGAAGGAAATGTTGAGAGGTGCAagtgagaaaggaaagaaaacataaCCTTGAGAGGTTGAAGAAGATAAAGACTGGCTGTTAAAAAAAGAACACCTGCATCAATAAGTTGTTTATGTTAGATAGTGGAGGCAGAGAGTGAAACACAGAGAGTTTTTAAAATAGTGTTGCTCTTGGAACTCAAGTGGAAGCTAAACAGATAAAGCAAATAGAACTGAGACCagtaaaatattttccttctcttttattttctgcTCTGTGAACTCTCCCTCAGAAGATACAAGACAATTGGTGGTTGAATTTTCAGGCTTGGTGGGCCTATGTGGATTATAAATTTaacaagagaagaagagaatacTTTTTGAAGAACAAAGGGGTCAACAGTTTAACAACTCTTGGATTACAATTAATAgtgttatttcttcttttttgtgaaTTATAATTCACAAAAAGCTCCTCTgggattacaattaaaaaaaatagtgacatTTGTAGATTGAaaataagaaggaaaaagaaggaaaaagggataCAGTAATATTGAATGTTTTGACTCTTGAATAGCTTTGTAAAAAGGGAAATTGGAAGGAGATAGTGAAGTGGGCTGTCAGCACTGGGGCTGTTAGGGTATTGTAATTATTATCTTTAATAAttggtttaaatttattaaaacatctcaaaatgaagaaaactaaATCTGCACCATCCTCAGCATCAGCATCATCAGCATCTAGTCCAGCAGAGGCTAAAGATGAAACTACAAAAAGAACcacaaaaaaaatctaaaaaaccaaatggaattaataaaacataatttgaaCTTAATAGATAAAGAATtagcataaaaaattaaaaatgctaaacaaaatttctttgaaaatgcaaataaaccaggaagatggctggcatacaaactgaaaaaggagaaggaaaaaaaaccctgatacaCCAATTAATGGATGAGGAAGGAAACTTTTATcaccaaagtgacaataaaaataaagtgatCCAAAACTACTATGAAAAATTATATGACCAAGAGACAGTttcagaagataaaataaaacaatatttagaaaaagcAGAATTACCTAAAATACCTAAAACAGTGAAAGCTATTGATGAACATATAACAGTGATGGAATTaacagaagcaattaagagaCAAAAGAATGATAAAAACTGGGCCTAGATGGTCTACCAGCAGAACTCTATGAAGACTTACAAAATACTTTAAGTATATCAATGTTGGAAGTGTTCAAGTACTGCTAGAAGCAAAAGTACCAAACTCATGGATGGAAGCATATATTACTCTCATACCGAAAGAAGATTCAGACCTACAACAGATAAAAAATTACAGACTGATATCTTTACTGAATGCGGACTAAATATATGCCTCAATAATTGCAGAAAGACTAAAAAGGTTCTTAAATCAATTCATACATTCAGCTCAAAATGGATTTctacctaagagacaaattaaagacaatataattttaaatacccTGGGGTACTACAAAGTACATCCAGGGAAGCAAATGCCGTTGATTTgtctagatgcacagaaagcatttgacaatgtgaACTGGCAGTTTATGCTAGCACAATTAAAAGATATggattttggggagagatttattaaCATGATTAAGgtgatatattataaacaaactgGAAAGGTAATAGTAAATGGAGATATGACAGAGAAGTTTAACATTAAAAAAGGTACACGACAAGGATGCCCCTTGTCGCCTCTATTATTCATATTGACACTGGAAGTATTAAACAGAAATATTGGACAAGATGCAGAGATAAAaagtatggaaataaaaaaggaaaaatataaactaCATGCATTTGCAGACAATTTACTCTTCATTTTGGAAAATCACAAGAAACAGGgcctaaattaattaaaaaaaatagaggaataTGGCTAAGTGGcagaattgaaaataaataaagagaaaattaaGATAGTAGTTAAAAATCTTACAGACATGCAGAAAAAAGTTAACGAAGAGAATAGATATTCAGATTACTAAGAAAGTAAAATACTTAGGGATTCATCTGACAGCAAGATGTGT
It encodes the following:
- the C1H2orf69 gene encoding mitochondrial protein C2orf69 homolog isoform X2 — protein: MNMLAGVKSRGAGVTRRNRGLSCRPRLALKKNAISQLYGYAVVDAPESENQIDALKKYAGYISENYHEIMACHPENFQWKQWCLENVAIILGHRFPGSYIWIIKCSRMHLHKFSCYDNFVASNLFGAPEHSTDFGAFRHLHALLVNAFKLAQNFLVSQKSMYDFSDNTKAVSCELPTFATSNGCPAAEKYCEHVSNSALSFNEPSAIGRASFTLIGFSKGCVVLNQLLHELKEAKKDKDIDAFIQNIKAMYWLDGGHSGGSNTWVTYPHVLKDFSQTGISVNAHVTPYQVFDTMRTWIGKEHRRFVQLLEEFGANINSQLHFADEAPSLDNHFKVHEVF
- the C1H2orf69 gene encoding mitochondrial protein C2orf69 homolog isoform X1, which encodes MSRCCPPVASVVRGLLGSVFFCLTRTMSLRGNPAAYLSGAASSSSSGGSGSGSRAGCDEGGSGGSAFFLPSTSSPQPRLLRLSEVPGDEPFKANDALLHLPLSAPATGQAQHHVVYFPGDVQNYHEIMACHPENFQWKQWCLENVAIILGHRFPGSYIWIIKCSRMHLHKFSCYDNFVASNLFGAPEHSTDFGAFRHLHALLVNAFKLAQNFLVSQKSMYDFSDNTKAVSCELPTFATSNGCPAAEKYCEHVSNSALSFNEPSAIGRASFTLIGFSKGCVVLNQLLHELKEAKKDKDIDAFIQNIKAMYWLDGGHSGGSNTWVTYPHVLKDFSQTGISVNAHVTPYQVFDTMRTWIGKEHRRFVQLLEEFGANINSQLHFADEAPSLDNHFKVHEVF